A single Agromyces sp. CF514 DNA region contains:
- a CDS encoding amidohydrolase, which yields MSRTIYRNARVFTAEPSVPWAEAFVVDGDALAFVGDLAGAVATVEGAEAARAAGTAGAAGSDVETVDLDGRLVLPGFTDAHTHLVMMGDALGRVGLTDARTLEEIQARLRAARAADPSAPRVLGRGWLFDSVPGGAPTAAMLDAAVADVPVYLDANDYHSCWVNGAALAELGITRDTPDPIGGRISRDADGEPDGMLYETAAQQFVWEHLAAATTDADRDAAVERTIEAYLATGVTGVVDMAFDELGLAAFRRAAERRGGSLPIRVAAHWFVANTGDDEQNLAQVAHAAALAAETSAAPTAAWLRIVGIKLVLDGVIDACTAAMRHPYADGSNAEPIWPLDALKPVVAAADAAGLQVAQHAIGDYASEIALDAIEHAITVNGDLPRRHRIEHLEYAAPGTAERMSRLGVTASMQPVHADPAIFDNWVAMLGDERVERAFAWPEYVEAGALLAFSTDAPTAPHEALHNMYVAATRRSALDPSFAPANPGFALPLAEAIGHATRDAAASCGDGDTRGRLAAGLAADFAVLDVDPFAEGDAALLTARVVQTVVAGATVFEADAADAEGVAAA from the coding sequence ATGAGCCGCACGATCTACCGCAACGCGCGCGTCTTCACGGCCGAGCCGTCGGTGCCGTGGGCCGAGGCGTTCGTCGTCGACGGCGACGCGCTCGCCTTCGTGGGCGACCTCGCCGGCGCGGTCGCGACGGTCGAGGGCGCCGAAGCGGCCCGCGCCGCAGGCACGGCGGGCGCGGCCGGCTCCGACGTCGAGACCGTCGACCTCGACGGTCGACTCGTGCTGCCCGGCTTCACCGACGCGCACACCCACCTCGTCATGATGGGCGACGCGCTCGGCCGGGTCGGGCTCACCGACGCGCGCACGCTCGAGGAGATCCAGGCCCGGCTCAGGGCGGCACGCGCCGCAGACCCGTCCGCCCCGCGCGTGCTCGGGCGCGGGTGGCTGTTCGACTCGGTGCCCGGTGGGGCACCGACGGCGGCCATGCTCGACGCCGCCGTCGCCGACGTGCCCGTCTACCTCGACGCCAACGACTACCACTCGTGCTGGGTGAACGGGGCGGCGCTCGCCGAGCTCGGCATCACGCGCGACACCCCCGACCCGATCGGCGGGCGCATCAGCCGCGACGCCGACGGCGAACCCGACGGCATGCTCTACGAGACCGCCGCACAGCAGTTCGTCTGGGAGCACCTGGCGGCCGCGACCACCGACGCCGACCGCGACGCCGCCGTCGAGCGCACGATCGAGGCCTACCTCGCCACCGGCGTGACCGGGGTCGTCGACATGGCGTTCGACGAGCTCGGGCTCGCCGCGTTCCGGCGGGCGGCCGAGCGACGCGGCGGTTCGCTGCCGATCCGCGTGGCCGCGCACTGGTTCGTCGCGAACACGGGCGACGACGAGCAGAACCTCGCCCAGGTCGCGCACGCCGCGGCGCTCGCCGCCGAGACGTCCGCCGCACCGACGGCGGCGTGGCTGCGCATCGTGGGCATCAAGCTCGTGCTCGACGGCGTGATCGACGCGTGCACGGCCGCCATGCGGCATCCGTACGCCGACGGGTCGAACGCCGAGCCGATCTGGCCGCTCGACGCGCTGAAGCCGGTGGTCGCCGCCGCAGACGCCGCGGGCCTGCAGGTCGCGCAGCACGCGATCGGCGACTACGCGAGCGAGATCGCCCTCGATGCGATCGAGCACGCGATCACCGTCAACGGCGACCTTCCCCGACGCCACCGCATCGAGCACCTCGAGTACGCGGCACCCGGAACGGCCGAGCGGATGTCGCGCCTCGGCGTCACCGCGTCGATGCAGCCCGTGCACGCCGACCCGGCGATCTTCGACAACTGGGTCGCGATGCTCGGCGACGAGCGCGTCGAACGGGCGTTCGCGTGGCCCGAGTACGTCGAGGCGGGCGCCCTGCTGGCGTTCTCGACGGATGCCCCGACCGCACCGCACGAGGCACTCCACAACATGTACGTGGCCGCCACCCGGCGTTCGGCGCTCGACCCGTCGTTCGCCCCGGCGAACCCCGGATTCGCGCTGCCGCTCGCCGAGGCCATCGGCCACGCCACGCGCGACGCGGCCGCGTCGTGCGGCGACGGCGACACCCGCGGGCGCCTGGCCGCAGGCCTCGCCGCCGACTTCGCGGTGCTCGACGTGGACCCGTTCGCCGAGGGCGACGCGGCGCTGCTCACGGCGCGCGTCGTGCAGACCGTCGTCGCGGGCGCCACGGTGTTCGAAGCCGACGCCGCCGATGCCGAGGGCGTCGCCGCGGCCTGA